A window of the Lolium perenne isolate Kyuss_39 chromosome 7, Kyuss_2.0, whole genome shotgun sequence genome harbors these coding sequences:
- the LOC127316859 gene encoding OVARIAN TUMOR DOMAIN-containing deubiquitinating enzyme 4 — MRIYSPAICLRRSASSNMYAHPNQFQGGVTQSMAIWKCSGLQSSRSHMTSGSANFSFNKNLRPAEPQSLKYFASLVGRRLLCGLSTREGSLSVKLDMLSRERISGMNWNWRGMHQKLGATAGGLCFGFSVTGVAKAEMPVDRNINCSETSTSSTHGKKVYTDYSVTGIPGDGRCLFRSVVHGACVRSGKAIPNEDLQRKLADELRSMVADEFVSRREETEWFVEGDFDTYVSQIRQPHVWGGEPELFMASHVLQMPITVYMRDEDGGGLISIAEYGQEYGKEDPVQLLYHGFGHYDSLQIPANRGPETRM, encoded by the exons ATGCGGATCTATTCACCTGCAATCTGTTTGCGGCGATCTGCCTCAAGTAACATGTATGCCCATCCCAATCAGTTTCAAGGAGGAGTCACACAGAGTATGGCCATATGGAAGTGCTCCGGGCTGCAGTCAAGCCGTTCTCATATGACATCGGGATCAGCCAATTTttcttttaataaaaatttaagacCTGCTGAACCGCAGAGTCTGAAGTACTTTGCTAGCTTAGTGGGTCGACGATTGCTTTGCGGATTATCAACTAGAGAGGGCAGTCTAAGTGTAAAGCTCGACATGCTTTCACGTGAAAGAATTTCGGGTATGAATTGGAATTGGAGAGGCATGCATCAAAAATTAGGAGCTACAGCTGGTGGGCTTTGTTTTGGATTTTCAGTTACTGGGGTTGCAAAAGCTGAGATGCCAGTTGACAGGAATATTAACTGTTCAGAAACATCAACATCATCTACTCATGGGAAGAAAGTCTACACAGATTATTCTGTTACTG GCATTCCAGGAGATGGAAGATGCTTATTCCGTTCCGTGGTTCACGGTGCATGTGTCCGGTCAGGAAAAGCTATACCTAATGAAGATCTTCAAAGAAAGCTAGCTGATGAATTGAGGTCAATG GTTGCCGATGAATTTGTCAGTAGACGGGAAGAGACTGAATG GTTTGTTGAGGGCGATTTCGATACATATGTTTCTCAGATTAGGCAGCCACATGTGTGGGGTGGTGAGCCAGAACTGTTCATGGCTTCACATGTTCTTCA GATGCCAATAACTGTGTACATGCGTGATGAAGATGGGGGTGGTTTAATTAGTATCGCTGAATATGGCCAAGAGTATGGTAAAGAAGATCCAGTACAACTTCTGTATCATGGTTTTGGCCATTATGATTCCCTACAGATTCCAGCCAATAGGGGTCCAGAGACAAGAATGTAG